Proteins encoded in a region of the Candidatus Providencia siddallii genome:
- the nrdG gene encoding anaerobic ribonucleoside-triphosphate reductase-activating protein: MNYHKYYSVDVVNGPGTRCTLFVSGCEHKCHGCYNKSTWKLDSGKPFTKQIENTIIKDLQDTKIKRQGLSISGGDPLHPFNVPTILKLIKRIKTVCINKDIWIWTGYKINELTIEQLEIVSLINTLIDGKFKKDLYDPKLLFRGSSNQIIHKLR, encoded by the coding sequence ATGAATTATCATAAATATTACTCTGTTGATGTAGTAAATGGACCTGGAACTCGTTGTACATTATTTGTTTCTGGTTGTGAACATAAATGTCATGGATGTTATAATAAAAGTACATGAAAACTTGATTCAGGTAAACCATTTACTAAACAAATTGAAAATACTATAATTAAAGACTTACAAGATACTAAAATTAAACGACAAGGATTGTCTATTTCTGGTGGAGATCCATTGCATCCATTCAATGTTCCAACTATTTTAAAATTAATAAAACGAATAAAAACTGTTTGTATAAATAAAGATATTTGGATATGAACAGGATATAAAATAAATGAATTAACAATAGAACAACTAGAAATAGTTTCGTTAATTAATACTTTAATTGATGGTAAATTCAAAAAAGATTTATATGACCCAAAATTACTTTTTCGTGGAAGTTCTAATCAAATAATTCATAAATTACGTTAA
- the nrdD gene encoding anaerobic ribonucleoside-triphosphate reductase — translation MNTIVLKKDKRQSMFNLKKIQKEINIAAFLINIKDDSYCNQIINDIKNEIKKYKEIDTNKIKKIVKNHLINSKYKNLANAYIIYIQNKYDKLKKQNKLMNDIKGLIEQNNISLLNENANKDSKVIPTQRDLLAGIIAKYYAKEYILPKDIVTAHEKGEIHYHDLDYAPFFPMFNCMIIDLEGMLTNGFKMGNAEIETPKSISTATAITAQIIAQVASHIYGGTTINRIDEILSPYVLISYKKHLKTAKEWGIKNSKEYAEKSTEKECYNAFQSLEYEVNTLHTANGQTPFVTFGFGLGESKESRLIQKSILKNRIVGLGKNRKTAIFPKLVFAIKKGLNYNFNDKNYDIKQLALECASKRMYPDILNYDRVIDVTGSFKTPMGCRSFLGIYKKNGKKIHDGRNNLGVISLNLPRIAIESQKDESKFWHLLDKRLLVAKKALMTRIERLKKVKARVAPILYMEGACGVRLNPDDSILKIFQNGRASISLGYIGLHETINALYGINTHIYNNEYLRKKAIDIVKKLRKTTDDWKRETGYAFSLYSTPSENLCNRFCRLDKFEFGIIQGVTDKGYYTNSFHLDVEKHVNPYEKINFEKPYPYISNGGFICYGEYPNLQHNLKALEDIWDYSYNYVPYYGTNTPIDECYECKFTGEFLCTSKGFVCPNCGNYDSNKVSVIRRVCGYLGSPDSRPFNYGKQEEVKRRIKHFKSFN, via the coding sequence GTGAACACAATTGTTTTAAAAAAAGATAAACGTCAAAGTATGTTTAATTTAAAAAAAATACAAAAAGAAATTAATATAGCTGCTTTTTTAATAAATATAAAAGATGATTCTTATTGTAATCAAATAATTAATGATATAAAAAATGAAATTAAAAAATATAAAGAAATTGATACTAATAAAATTAAAAAAATTGTAAAAAATCATTTAATTAACAGTAAATATAAAAATTTAGCTAATGCATATATCATATATATACAAAATAAATATGATAAATTAAAAAAACAAAACAAATTAATGAATGATATAAAAGGACTTATTGAACAAAATAATATTTCATTATTAAATGAAAATGCTAATAAAGATAGTAAAGTTATACCAACACAAAGAGATTTACTTGCTGGGATAATCGCTAAATATTATGCTAAAGAATATATTCTTCCTAAAGATATTGTAACTGCACATGAAAAAGGTGAAATTCATTATCACGATTTAGATTATGCTCCATTTTTTCCAATGTTTAATTGTATGATAATCGATCTTGAAGGAATGTTAACTAATGGTTTTAAAATGGGAAATGCAGAAATTGAAACACCAAAATCTATTTCAACTGCAACAGCAATAACTGCACAAATTATTGCTCAAGTAGCTAGTCATATATATGGCGGTACAACAATTAATCGAATAGATGAAATTTTGTCTCCATATGTTCTTATTAGTTATAAAAAACATTTAAAAACTGCAAAAGAATGGGGAATAAAAAATTCAAAAGAATATGCTGAAAAATCTACAGAAAAAGAATGTTATAATGCATTTCAGTCATTAGAATATGAAGTTAATACATTACATACTGCTAATGGACAAACACCGTTTGTTACTTTTGGTTTTGGTTTAGGTGAATCTAAAGAATCACGTTTAATTCAAAAATCTATTTTAAAAAATCGTATTGTTGGTTTAGGTAAAAACCGTAAAACAGCAATATTTCCAAAATTAGTTTTTGCTATAAAAAAAGGACTTAACTATAATTTTAATGATAAAAACTATGATATAAAGCAATTAGCTTTAGAATGTGCTAGTAAACGTATGTATCCAGATATATTAAATTATGATCGAGTTATTGATGTTACTGGCTCATTTAAAACTCCAATGGGATGTAGAAGTTTTTTAGGTATATATAAAAAAAATGGTAAAAAAATACATGACGGGAGAAATAATTTAGGTGTAATTAGTTTAAATTTACCACGGATTGCTATTGAATCTCAAAAAGATGAATCAAAATTTTGGCATTTATTAGATAAACGGTTATTAGTTGCGAAAAAAGCATTAATGACTCGTATTGAACGTCTAAAAAAAGTTAAAGCTCGTGTAGCTCCTATTCTTTATATGGAAGGAGCTTGTGGTGTAAGATTAAATCCTGATGATAGTATTTTAAAAATTTTTCAAAATGGTAGAGCATCAATTTCATTAGGTTATATTGGGTTACATGAGACCATTAATGCTTTATATGGAATAAATACACATATATATAACAATGAATATTTACGTAAAAAAGCTATTGATATTGTTAAAAAACTTCGTAAAACTACCGATGATTGGAAAAGAGAAACTGGATATGCTTTTAGTTTATATAGCACACCTAGTGAAAATTTATGTAATCGTTTTTGTCGTTTAGATAAATTTGAATTTGGTATCATACAAGGAGTAACAGATAAAGGATATTATACAAATAGCTTTCATTTAGATGTTGAAAAACATGTTAATCCATATGAAAAAATTAATTTTGAAAAACCATATCCATATATTTCTAATGGAGGTTTTATTTGTTATGGAGAATATCCAAATTTACAACATAATTTAAAAGCATTAGAAGATATATGGGATTACAGTTATAATTATGTTCCATATTATGGAACTAATACCCCAATTGATGAATGTTATGAATGTAAATTTACTGGAGAATTTTTATGTACAAGCAAAGGATTTGTCTGTCCAAATTGTGGTAATTATGATTCTAATAAAGTATCAGTTATTCGTAGAGTATGTGGATATTTAGGTAGTCCAGATTCCAGACCATTTAATTATGGAAAACAAGAAGAAGTTAAACGTAGAATTAAACATTTTAAAAGTTTTAATTAA
- the pyrI gene encoding aspartate carbamoyltransferase regulatory subunit produces MIRNNKLQVEAISYGTVIDHIPAQIGFKLLKLFKLTETEERVTIGLNLPSNNLGKKDIIKIENTVLTSKQANQLALYAPEATVNSIENYQVIKKLTIILPKYINNILFCPNGNCISHNEHVSSKFIVKKILKRIILICNFCEKEFDRKVVIDNQ; encoded by the coding sequence TTGATACGAAATAATAAATTACAAGTTGAAGCTATAAGTTATGGAACAGTTATAGATCATATTCCAGCTCAAATTGGGTTTAAATTATTAAAATTATTTAAACTTACAGAAACAGAAGAACGTGTTACTATCGGTCTTAATTTACCATCAAATAATTTAGGTAAAAAAGATATAATTAAAATTGAAAATACAGTTTTAACATCAAAACAAGCAAATCAATTAGCGTTGTATGCTCCAGAAGCTACAGTTAATTCTATAGAAAATTATCAAGTAATTAAAAAATTAACAATTATATTACCTAAATATATTAATAATATATTATTTTGTCCAAATGGAAATTGTATTAGTCATAATGAACATGTATCAAGTAAATTTATTGTAAAAAAAATACTTAAAAGAATTATTTTAATTTGTAATTTTTGTGAAAAAGAATTTGATAGAAAAGTTGTAATTGATAACCAATAA
- the pyrB gene encoding aspartate carbamoyltransferase yields MHNPLYLKNIISINDLKRTDLELIIKVASFLKKKQLPYLLKHKIIASCFFENSTRTRLSFETAIHRLGASVVGFSDSKSISFKKKGETFADTISVISHYADAIVIRHPQEGAARLASLYSNKTPIINAGDGSNQHPTQTLLDLFTINEIQGRLDYLHIAMVGDLKYGRTVHSLTQALSKFKKNYFYFIAPNALSMPNNILRILEEKKIIYSLHDNIDKVLPKLDILYMTRVQKERLDPSEYVNVKSKIVLHAKDLHFVKPTFKILHPLPRVDEIKICVDKTPYAYYFQQAGNGVYARQALLLLILKKKLIFRRK; encoded by the coding sequence ATGCATAACCCTTTATATCTTAAAAATATAATTTCTATTAATGATTTAAAACGAACAGATCTTGAATTAATAATAAAAGTAGCTAGTTTTTTAAAAAAAAAACAACTACCATATTTATTAAAACATAAGATAATAGCTAGTTGTTTTTTTGAAAATTCTACTAGAACCCGTTTATCATTTGAAACAGCTATTCATCGATTAGGAGCATCAGTAGTTGGTTTTTCTGATAGCAAAAGTATTTCATTTAAAAAAAAAGGTGAAACTTTTGCTGATACTATTTCAGTAATCAGTCATTATGCAGATGCAATAGTGATTCGTCATCCACAAGAAGGAGCAGCTCGTCTTGCTAGTCTTTATTCTAATAAAACACCAATAATAAATGCTGGTGACGGTTCAAATCAACATCCAACTCAAACATTATTAGATTTATTTACTATTAATGAAATACAAGGTCGTTTAGATTATTTACATATAGCAATGGTAGGAGATTTAAAGTACGGTCGTACTGTTCATTCATTAACTCAAGCATTATCTAAATTTAAAAAAAATTATTTTTATTTTATTGCACCAAATGCATTATCAATGCCAAATAATATTTTACGTATTCTTGAAGAGAAAAAAATAATTTATAGTTTACATGACAATATAGATAAAGTATTACCTAAATTGGATATTTTATATATGACACGTGTTCAAAAAGAACGTTTGGATCCATCTGAATATGTTAATGTAAAATCAAAAATCGTTTTGCATGCTAAAGATTTACATTTTGTAAAACCAACATTTAAAATACTACACCCATTACCACGTGTTGATGAAATAAAAATTTGTGTAGATAAAACTCCTTATGCTTATTATTTTCAACAAGCAGGAAATGGAGTTTATGCTAGACAAGCATTATTATTATTAATTTTAAAAAAAAAATTAATTTTTAGGAGAAAATAA